The following are from one region of the Methanospirillum hungatei genome:
- a CDS encoding CDC48 family AAA ATPase: MELYLRVDSAYPGDQGGGKARLDPETMNQMRLSPGDIIRISGRSTTVAKVWRAQLADWNQQKIRIDNFTRMNANVSIGDTVKITKVDETISAATVVLAPPEDLPKNIPMAEPPAILHNLIDFPVAIGDSVPISIGMPFVQPQMVAYKVIELDPPEAVIITQRTEVIVSDSPISGFEGISQITYEDIGGLRDELQRLRETIELPMRHPELFRRLGIEPPKGVLLFGPPGTGKTLIAKAVANESGAHFIPIAGPEVISKYYGESEQRLREVFEEAADNAPSIIFIDELDSITPKREEVTGEVERRVVAQLLTMMDGLEERGQVVVIGATNRLDAIDPALRRPGRFDREIEIGVPSNPDRIEILKIHTRGMPLYDDVSLEELAERTHGYTGADIAALSREAAIRALRRYLPHINLDEDEIPEEVLETMVVTGKDFHQALREITPSGMREVMLEVSHLRWRDVGGLSEAIEEIREAVEYPLTRREKYDDLGIQSPRGVLLYGPPGTGKTLLAKAVANESGANFIAVRGPQLLSKWVGESERAVREIFKKARQVSPAIIFFDELDALTPARGTAGDSHTMESVLNQFLTEMDGLVDLRDVVVMGATNRPDIVDPALLRSGRFDRLIYIGEPGVSDRIDILKIHSRLIPIEGTTLESLVDLTQNFTEEDFEILAGTFPQEVRCSGPELEEKIRSVAPSQGTISRSVRRRMLVEILEKNRIIIEDPTLETLFSGIASRTEGYVGADLEGLCREAAIFAMRDQLHTVRKEHFERALEKVHPTMNQRLREAYDRVKTHFKGGMPKKAEPPEYQ, encoded by the coding sequence ATGGAATTGTATCTCAGGGTTGATAGTGCATATCCCGGAGACCAGGGGGGAGGAAAAGCTCGCCTGGATCCTGAAACTATGAACCAGATGCGGCTTTCACCGGGCGATATAATACGGATCTCCGGCAGGTCGACAACAGTTGCTAAGGTCTGGCGAGCCCAACTTGCTGACTGGAATCAACAGAAGATCCGGATTGATAACTTCACCCGGATGAATGCAAATGTATCGATTGGTGACACAGTAAAGATCACAAAGGTCGATGAAACCATATCAGCAGCAACGGTAGTTCTGGCTCCCCCGGAGGATCTTCCAAAAAATATTCCAATGGCCGAACCACCAGCAATTCTCCATAATCTCATTGATTTTCCGGTTGCAATTGGGGACTCTGTTCCGATATCAATAGGCATGCCCTTTGTCCAGCCCCAGATGGTGGCATACAAGGTCATCGAACTGGATCCTCCGGAAGCAGTTATCATCACCCAGCGAACAGAAGTGATTGTATCAGACAGCCCTATTAGCGGGTTTGAAGGGATCAGTCAGATCACCTATGAAGATATTGGAGGTCTTCGTGATGAGTTACAGAGACTTCGTGAAACCATAGAACTTCCTATGCGTCATCCTGAACTCTTCCGCCGTCTTGGGATTGAGCCACCAAAAGGAGTGCTATTATTCGGACCCCCGGGAACCGGAAAGACACTTATTGCAAAAGCAGTTGCAAATGAGTCTGGCGCACATTTTATACCTATTGCAGGGCCGGAGGTAATTTCGAAATATTATGGTGAGAGTGAGCAGCGTCTCCGTGAGGTTTTTGAAGAGGCGGCTGACAATGCCCCATCTATTATCTTCATCGATGAACTTGATTCCATCACCCCGAAACGTGAGGAAGTAACTGGTGAAGTAGAGCGACGTGTGGTTGCCCAACTCCTGACTATGATGGATGGTCTTGAGGAACGTGGCCAGGTTGTTGTTATTGGAGCAACAAACCGCCTTGATGCGATTGATCCTGCTCTGCGTCGTCCAGGACGTTTTGACCGTGAGATTGAGATTGGGGTGCCTTCAAATCCCGACCGAATTGAGATATTAAAGATCCATACCCGTGGTATGCCGCTCTATGACGACGTCAGTCTTGAAGAGCTGGCTGAGAGGACGCACGGATACACAGGAGCTGATATTGCTGCTCTTTCCCGGGAAGCTGCAATCAGGGCTCTTCGTCGGTATCTCCCTCACATCAATCTGGATGAAGATGAAATTCCGGAAGAGGTTCTTGAGACAATGGTGGTTACCGGTAAAGACTTCCACCAGGCACTTCGGGAGATTACTCCCTCTGGAATGCGCGAAGTGATGCTTGAGGTATCTCACCTGAGATGGCGAGATGTTGGGGGATTATCTGAGGCGATTGAAGAGATCAGGGAAGCAGTTGAATACCCGCTTACCAGGAGAGAAAAGTATGATGACCTTGGGATTCAGTCTCCCCGTGGTGTTCTTCTTTATGGGCCACCAGGTACCGGAAAGACGCTTCTGGCAAAAGCAGTAGCAAATGAGTCAGGAGCAAATTTCATCGCTGTCCGGGGCCCACAGCTCCTCTCAAAATGGGTGGGAGAATCTGAGCGGGCTGTCCGGGAAATATTTAAAAAAGCCCGCCAGGTATCTCCTGCAATCATCTTCTTTGATGAGCTTGATGCACTTACTCCTGCTCGGGGAACAGCTGGTGACAGCCATACCATGGAAAGCGTGTTAAATCAGTTTTTGACTGAGATGGACGGTCTGGTTGACCTGCGGGATGTTGTTGTAATGGGTGCAACAAACCGACCTGATATTGTAGATCCTGCCCTTCTCCGGTCAGGAAGATTTGACCGGCTGATTTACATTGGTGAGCCTGGCGTATCTGATCGGATTGATATATTAAAGATACATTCACGGCTGATTCCGATTGAAGGCACGACACTTGAATCACTCGTTGACCTTACCCAGAACTTTACTGAGGAAGATTTTGAGATTCTTGCCGGTACCTTCCCGCAAGAAGTTCGCTGTTCAGGTCCTGAACTGGAAGAGAAGATTCGGTCCGTTGCACCTTCACAAGGAACCATCAGTAGATCGGTCAGGCGTCGGATGCTTGTTGAAATTCTGGAAAAGAATCGGATAATCATAGAAGATCCGACTCTGGAGACATTGTTTTCCGGTATTGCATCCAGGACAGAAGGGTATGTTGGTGCTGATCTAGAAGGTCTTTGCCGGGAAGCAGCAATATTTGCCATGAGGGATCAACTGCATACTGTCAGAAAAGAACATTTTGAACGTGCTTTAGAGAAAGTCCATCCAACCATGAACCAGCGTCTTCGTGAGGCATACGATCGGGTTAAAACTCATTTCAAAGGCGGAATGCCGAAAAAAGCTGAACCACCTGAGTACCAGTAA
- a CDS encoding class I adenylate-forming enzyme family protein: MFNIATFLDSHMMRYPDKIALIHPTSKRSYSYTDLSRMSGSLAVAFNTRGLSPGDRVVLYLDSSPEYLISYFAAWRAGLVVVPTNIVYRKDELAYAIRDSGAKILISSINSRNITGSIKDLCPDLVHILEVGGDGASSWETLTTSYESIRPIPCRSDDVCQIQYTSGTTGRPKGAMLTHGGWLAALQAEGEALDLTSQDVYLGIYPMAHVGISWGLSVLRAGGTYVIMERYHPDEYIRLVRDYKITVLAGMPPVIHALSETPQGTEESFSSVRRIISGGGPMHSPTWKKFFERFHIPVINAYGLSETIVLGCGTVIRPEDYPTADEYNSVGKPVGFAEVKIVDVANPEKELTSPNAGEIALRGPGVAIGYWNQPDETKEVFLDDGWFLTGDIGYIDSKGMLVITDRKKDMIIMSGWKVYPTEVENVLILHPKIADVAIFGCPDEEKGEIPAAAVVLRSSDEPLTLEELHAWSQDHLAGYKIPRRLMVLDQLPRVGGWKLLRRELRDSLCS, encoded by the coding sequence ATGTTTAATATTGCTACCTTTCTTGACTCTCATATGATGCGATATCCGGATAAAATCGCTCTCATTCACCCGACATCCAAAAGATCTTACTCTTACACAGACCTTTCCCGGATGAGTGGGTCTCTTGCTGTAGCTTTCAATACACGTGGGCTTTCTCCTGGAGATCGGGTAGTGTTGTACCTTGATAGCTCACCTGAATATCTCATCAGTTATTTTGCAGCATGGCGTGCGGGATTAGTGGTCGTTCCGACAAATATTGTATATCGAAAGGACGAACTAGCCTATGCAATCCGTGATTCCGGGGCAAAAATTCTCATTTCTTCTATAAATTCCCGAAATATCACCGGCTCAATAAAGGATCTATGCCCGGATCTTGTCCATATACTCGAGGTTGGAGGAGATGGAGCGAGTTCCTGGGAAACTCTTACAACTTCGTATGAATCAATCAGGCCGATTCCCTGTCGGAGTGATGATGTCTGTCAGATTCAGTATACATCCGGCACAACAGGCAGGCCGAAAGGTGCCATGTTGACCCACGGGGGATGGCTCGCTGCTCTTCAGGCCGAAGGGGAAGCCCTTGATCTTACCTCACAGGATGTCTATCTTGGTATTTATCCGATGGCTCATGTTGGTATATCATGGGGGCTTTCTGTTCTTCGGGCTGGGGGTACCTATGTCATCATGGAACGGTATCACCCGGATGAGTACATCCGGCTTGTCAGGGACTATAAGATAACTGTTCTTGCAGGTATGCCACCGGTTATACATGCATTAAGTGAAACTCCTCAAGGGACTGAAGAGAGTTTTTCATCTGTCCGCAGGATTATCAGTGGTGGTGGACCAATGCATTCCCCGACCTGGAAAAAGTTTTTTGAGCGGTTTCATATTCCTGTCATCAATGCATATGGACTATCTGAGACGATCGTCCTTGGATGTGGCACTGTCATCCGACCTGAAGATTATCCAACCGCTGATGAATATAACAGTGTAGGAAAACCGGTTGGATTTGCTGAAGTGAAGATTGTTGACGTCGCTAATCCGGAAAAAGAACTGACTTCTCCGAATGCTGGTGAGATTGCACTGAGGGGACCTGGTGTTGCGATAGGGTACTGGAACCAACCTGATGAGACGAAAGAAGTATTCCTTGATGATGGCTGGTTTCTGACTGGGGATATCGGATATATCGATAGCAAGGGTATGCTGGTTATCACTGACCGGAAAAAAGACATGATCATCATGTCAGGGTGGAAGGTATACCCGACAGAAGTGGAAAATGTTCTTATCCTGCATCCGAAAATCGCTGATGTTGCAATATTCGGATGCCCTGACGAAGAAAAAGGAGAAATTCCGGCTGCTGCAGTTGTTCTTCGAAGCAGTGATGAACCGCTGACTTTGGAAGAATTACATGCATGGTCTCAGGATCATCTTGCCGGATATAAAATTCCAAGACGCCTAATGGTGCTTGATCAGTTACCGCGTGTAGGCGGTTGGAAACTATTGCGAAGAGAACTCAGGGACTCACTATGTTCGTAA
- a CDS encoding helix-turn-helix transcriptional regulator yields MAFGIPSLNGKELFAAVLFISSVFILGLKLMNPTPLVIWYTGEDYIIQTERIGDIYSTTDVIILILASLIICGSGLYLLLYEQIHTMPVPQGPPPLPIQEPTAVFSPLEERKRKWETVLPTLKEDQQQIYQTILDADGIIPQSDIVEKTGLSKSNVSRSLDMLESMGLIEKRRRGMGNLILLK; encoded by the coding sequence ATGGCATTTGGTATCCCTTCATTGAACGGAAAAGAGCTTTTTGCAGCTGTTCTGTTCATATCTTCAGTCTTTATTCTCGGCCTGAAACTTATGAATCCTACCCCGCTGGTTATCTGGTATACTGGCGAGGATTATATCATCCAGACAGAAAGAATCGGGGATATTTATTCGACAACTGATGTTATCATCCTCATTCTGGCATCACTCATCATCTGTGGCAGTGGCCTGTATCTCCTATTATACGAGCAGATCCATACCATGCCGGTTCCACAGGGTCCCCCACCATTGCCCATCCAGGAACCGACTGCGGTTTTTTCGCCATTAGAAGAGCGAAAAAGGAAATGGGAAACAGTTTTGCCCACACTGAAAGAAGATCAACAGCAAATTTATCAGACTATCCTTGATGCTGACGGTATCATTCCTCAAAGTGATATTGTTGAAAAGACCGGGCTTTCAAAATCTAATGTGAGCAGATCACTAGACATGCTCGAGAGTATGGGACTTATCGAAAAAAGACGTCGGGGAATGGGTAATCTCATCCTTTTAAAGTGA
- a CDS encoding methionine synthase — translation MQSFIPDTILPTTVVGSYPAQPKRTLNSLFDPFHAAVVNAIACQKRAGITIISDGQVRGDMIGTFASKLPGIRGNDVIGRIMPPDQAITVKDTAFAVKQHPYVKGIITGPSTLAHGLHLSTKQYRNRDELIPDIASSLVVEAQGLARTGAVMLQIDEPILSTGAASLDLAKKAISTIAQAVSIPVCLHACGNISHIIDEFLKMPVQILDFEGSVNAANLASFSGKELQNRYIGYGIVDSSSPVLESLEDVKKRLWAGIDILGPERILPDPDCGLRMHTPDSAYAKLSRLTTAVSEVRHDLNLGKI, via the coding sequence ATGCAGTCATTTATCCCTGACACCATTCTTCCGACAACCGTTGTCGGAAGCTATCCGGCCCAGCCGAAGCGAACGCTCAACAGTCTGTTTGATCCATTCCACGCAGCAGTAGTAAACGCAATCGCCTGTCAGAAAAGGGCAGGAATTACCATTATTTCTGATGGGCAGGTTCGGGGAGATATGATCGGAACATTTGCCTCAAAGCTTCCGGGAATAAGGGGCAATGATGTTATCGGAAGGATTATGCCCCCGGACCAGGCAATTACCGTAAAAGATACCGCCTTTGCAGTAAAACAGCACCCGTACGTAAAGGGAATCATAACCGGGCCATCCACGCTTGCCCATGGCCTTCACCTCAGTACAAAACAATATCGGAACAGAGATGAACTCATTCCTGATATTGCATCATCGCTCGTTGTAGAAGCCCAGGGACTCGCAAGGACAGGAGCAGTCATGCTCCAGATTGATGAGCCGATTCTCTCCACCGGGGCAGCATCACTAGATCTCGCGAAAAAAGCTATCTCAACTATTGCTCAGGCAGTATCAATACCAGTATGTCTGCATGCATGCGGCAATATTTCGCACATTATAGATGAATTCCTTAAAATGCCAGTACAGATCCTGGATTTTGAAGGAAGTGTCAACGCTGCAAACCTGGCATCATTTTCTGGAAAAGAACTACAAAACAGATATATAGGGTATGGAATTGTTGATTCGTCTTCACCAGTACTTGAGTCGCTGGAGGATGTGAAAAAAAGATTATGGGCTGGAATTGACATTCTTGGTCCAGAACGGATCCTACCCGACCCGGATTGTGGTCTTCGGATGCACACACCTGATAGTGCTTATGCAAAACTGAGCAGGCTAACCACAGCAGTATCAGAGGTACGGCACGACTTGAATCTGGGAAAAATATGA
- the aspS gene encoding aspartate--tRNA(Asn) ligase has translation MRVSINTITPDMPSAEVIGWAHEIRDLGGLAFLLIRDRTGILQVTIPKKKVAPEIAETIRAISRESVVRVSGTIKPEGKAPGGRELIPDKIEIVSLSASPLPLDVAEKVPAELDTRLDNRFLDARRPRVSAIFKIRNAVQHATRNFFFDNGFIEINTSKIVAAATEGGTELFPIAYFEKEAFLNQSPQLYKQMMMAAGFEKVYEIGPIFRAEEHNTTKHLNEATSIDIEVSFTDHLGVMQTLEDLVRNIYQFVDNTCSDAIADMGLDSFAVPDKGFPRLPYAEAIEIASSKCEEEISYGDDIGTAAERAIGEEMGQLYFIVDWPSSIRPYYAMPYENDPEICKAFDMMHPRMELSSGAQRVHQHDLLVEQIAKKGLNPENFEFYLNPFRFGMPPHAGWGLGAERMVTTMLGLPNVREAVLFPRDRHRVVP, from the coding sequence ATGCGAGTTTCGATCAATACCATTACTCCAGATATGCCTTCAGCCGAAGTTATCGGATGGGCTCATGAAATTCGTGACCTTGGAGGTCTTGCTTTTCTATTAATCAGGGACAGAACAGGTATACTTCAGGTAACAATCCCGAAGAAAAAAGTAGCTCCGGAGATTGCTGAGACAATTCGGGCAATTTCCCGTGAATCTGTTGTGCGGGTTTCAGGCACCATAAAACCAGAAGGAAAGGCTCCGGGCGGAAGAGAACTTATACCGGACAAGATTGAAATTGTCAGCCTTTCTGCAAGTCCGCTTCCCCTTGATGTAGCCGAAAAAGTTCCCGCAGAACTTGATACGAGACTTGATAACCGGTTTTTGGATGCACGCAGACCACGTGTCAGTGCCATCTTTAAAATACGCAATGCTGTTCAGCACGCAACCCGGAATTTCTTTTTCGATAACGGATTTATCGAGATAAATACATCAAAGATTGTTGCTGCAGCAACAGAAGGAGGAACTGAGCTCTTTCCAATTGCTTACTTTGAAAAAGAGGCATTTCTGAATCAGAGTCCTCAGCTATATAAGCAGATGATGATGGCAGCCGGATTTGAAAAAGTCTATGAAATTGGTCCAATATTCCGGGCAGAAGAACACAACACGACAAAGCATCTCAACGAAGCAACATCCATCGATATTGAGGTATCATTTACAGACCATCTCGGTGTTATGCAGACCCTGGAAGACCTTGTCAGGAATATCTACCAATTCGTGGACAATACCTGTAGCGATGCTATTGCAGATATGGGATTGGATTCCTTTGCCGTACCAGATAAAGGATTTCCACGACTTCCCTATGCAGAAGCTATCGAGATTGCTTCTTCAAAATGTGAGGAAGAGATCTCATACGGGGATGATATCGGAACGGCAGCAGAGCGTGCAATCGGAGAAGAGATGGGACAGTTGTACTTTATTGTCGACTGGCCGTCATCCATCCGCCCTTATTACGCCATGCCCTATGAAAACGATCCGGAAATCTGCAAGGCATTTGATATGATGCACCCTCGTATGGAACTCTCGTCAGGTGCACAGCGTGTACATCAGCATGACCTCCTGGTCGAACAGATCGCAAAGAAAGGATTAAATCCTGAGAACTTTGAGTTCTATCTTAACCCGTTCAGGTTTGGTATGCCCCCACACGCAGGATGGGGACTTGGGGCAGAACGTATGGTCACAACCATGCTTGGTCTTCCAAATGTCCGGGAAGCAGTGCTGTTCCCCCGTGACCGTCATCGGGTTGTTCCCTGA
- a CDS encoding amidohydrolase family protein, translating into MIQPHGISSIQDKELFLKNRSTLITDVLLPNKKQVDIWYDDTGIIQAVGPEVAKEHRSEADITLDGSGTLAIPGLVNTHTHGAMTLLRGYADDMHLQQWLSEKIWPLEAHLTGDHVYWGTKLACLEMIKSGTVAFNDMYFFMKDAARAVDESKIRAVLSHGIITFGNEEKFETELKATDDVVHYVRSLHSPLITSAIGPHAPYTVPPDHLSICAEYGHKEKILLHTHLAETKQEVDDCQKTYGMTPTALLDKAGCLSDRTVAAHGCWLSEDDCRLLGERGSHIAHNPVSNMKLATGRAMPYHWLSDKGVNVSLGTDGCSSNNNLDMLEEMKTAAICQKFFWNLDTLLPAAEVLSMATSCGAKALGYAGGEIKEGMPADILLVSLHCPSMIPLHNPVSNIAYSADGGAVDTTICNGRILMRNRYVPDENEIIKGASSSADDLLNRAGIMA; encoded by the coding sequence ATGATACAGCCACACGGGATATCATCCATTCAAGATAAGGAATTGTTTTTAAAAAACCGGTCAACACTGATTACCGATGTTCTTCTCCCAAATAAAAAGCAGGTGGATATCTGGTATGATGATACTGGAATCATACAGGCGGTTGGTCCTGAGGTGGCAAAGGAGCACCGGAGTGAAGCAGATATAACTCTGGATGGATCAGGTACCCTCGCAATCCCTGGTCTCGTTAATACTCATACCCATGGAGCTATGACACTCCTTCGGGGGTATGCTGATGACATGCACCTACAGCAATGGCTTTCTGAAAAAATATGGCCCCTGGAAGCACACCTTACCGGGGATCATGTCTATTGGGGAACAAAACTTGCCTGTCTTGAGATGATAAAATCCGGAACGGTGGCATTTAATGACATGTACTTTTTTATGAAAGATGCTGCCAGGGCGGTTGATGAATCTAAAATCCGCGCAGTTCTCAGTCATGGAATAATTACTTTTGGAAATGAAGAAAAATTTGAAACTGAGCTAAAAGCAACCGATGATGTCGTTCATTATGTCAGGTCTTTACATTCACCACTTATCACTTCTGCCATCGGTCCACATGCTCCATATACCGTTCCACCAGATCATCTCTCAATATGTGCTGAATATGGTCACAAAGAAAAGATTCTTCTTCATACTCATCTTGCAGAGACGAAACAGGAGGTTGATGATTGTCAGAAAACGTATGGAATGACTCCAACGGCCCTCCTTGATAAGGCAGGGTGTTTATCAGACCGGACTGTTGCAGCTCATGGTTGTTGGCTGAGCGAGGATGACTGCAGGCTTCTTGGTGAACGCGGCTCTCATATCGCTCATAATCCGGTGAGCAACATGAAACTTGCTACAGGACGTGCGATGCCCTATCATTGGCTTTCTGATAAGGGAGTAAATGTCAGTCTTGGAACTGATGGGTGTTCATCCAATAACAATCTGGATATGTTAGAAGAGATGAAGACTGCAGCCATTTGTCAGAAATTTTTCTGGAATCTTGATACACTTCTGCCGGCAGCAGAGGTACTTTCCATGGCAACATCATGTGGAGCAAAAGCACTTGGATATGCAGGGGGGGAGATCAAAGAGGGAATGCCTGCTGATATACTTCTGGTATCACTTCACTGTCCATCTATGATCCCGCTTCACAACCCGGTATCAAATATTGCCTATTCAGCAGATGGTGGTGCAGTAGACACAACTATTTGTAATGGGAGAATTCTGATGCGAAACCGGTATGTTCCTGATGAAAATGAGATAATAAAAGGAGCATCATCCAGTGCTGATGACCTTCTGAACCGTGCTGGAATCATGGCATGA
- the cofD gene encoding 2-phospho-L-lactate transferase has protein sequence MITFLSGGTGTPKLLQGARRVLKDTDISVIVNTGEDIWYQGGHISPDVDTVMYLFSGMLNTTTWWGVNGDTFITHEIIRKVLSDAYMSIGDRDRAVHIIRAELLESGMTLTQVTKELCCHFGITGTILPMSDSAFTTYVRTEEGEIHFQEYWVKNRGKTPILSVIHKPEKQPSATDEVLKAIRNAEAIVIGPSNPVTSILPILSCTGVREELARKKVIAISPFIGDSPVSGPAKELMQSIGYQADSGGVRTLYGELIQIFIQDTRDTVSVPGSIRHDTLMKSPEIAEDLMKMILSLCSG, from the coding sequence ATGATCACATTTCTGTCCGGCGGAACCGGAACTCCCAAACTCCTCCAGGGAGCCAGAAGGGTACTAAAAGATACAGATATATCTGTCATTGTCAATACCGGGGAGGATATCTGGTACCAGGGTGGTCACATATCACCAGACGTTGACACCGTCATGTATCTTTTCTCCGGGATGCTCAATACAACGACATGGTGGGGAGTGAATGGTGATACTTTTATCACTCATGAAATCATCAGAAAAGTCCTGTCCGATGCATACATGTCCATCGGAGATCGTGACAGGGCTGTTCATATCATCCGGGCGGAATTGCTTGAAAGTGGAATGACTCTTACCCAGGTAACAAAAGAACTCTGCTGTCATTTTGGAATTACCGGTACAATTCTCCCAATGTCTGATAGTGCCTTTACAACCTATGTCAGAACAGAAGAGGGAGAGATTCATTTTCAGGAATATTGGGTAAAAAACCGTGGAAAAACCCCAATCCTATCAGTCATTCATAAACCTGAAAAACAGCCGTCTGCAACAGATGAGGTTTTAAAAGCAATACGCAATGCTGAAGCTATAGTAATCGGGCCAAGTAATCCGGTGACAAGTATACTCCCGATTCTTTCCTGCACTGGTGTGCGGGAAGAACTTGCAAGAAAAAAAGTAATCGCAATCAGCCCATTTATTGGAGATAGTCCGGTATCAGGGCCGGCGAAAGAACTTATGCAGTCAATCGGCTATCAGGCTGATTCTGGAGGAGTCCGGACCCTGTATGGTGAACTCATTCAGATATTTATTCAGGACACCCGGGATACTGTGTCTGTACCGGGATCTATCAGACACGACACCTTAATGAAATCACCAGAGATAGCAGAGGATCTGATGAAGATGATCCTCTCTCTATGTTCAGGATAA
- a CDS encoding HD domain-containing protein codes for MKSIKDPVHGYIQVESFLLPLLDSPQVQRLRYIRQLGFSFLVYPGAHHTRFEHSLGTMHLAHALGSRLSLPEEEHRHVTAAGLLHDIGHGPFSHAIEDLTQEVLGKKHTDINDMLLEGHLGETLSDADLDPGVIFKLIGGNHPCSGIIHGDLDVDRMDYLLRDAHYTGVPYGTVDAMRLIRAMRLSDSGIILDISGVQAAESLLIARTLMRPAVYYHHVSRIAEKMFTLAVYEYIKEDPQIILSSLVQADDAACMQHLLHAKNGFVSGLAKNLYERQLFKRALYVGKDDVRDVHQITSESFIRERNLAEKIAAEANIHPGQVLVDIPSFPRDIWMDVQVQDKSSIYHLEEVSPLVTTLNETRRSQWRLGVYAPEALTEVVSEAARSVLSIKPSTIQERLL; via the coding sequence ATGAAATCGATTAAGGATCCGGTCCATGGATATATTCAGGTAGAATCCTTCCTTCTTCCCCTTCTTGATTCACCACAGGTGCAGCGTCTCCGGTATATCAGGCAGCTGGGATTTTCATTTTTAGTTTATCCTGGCGCACATCATACCCGGTTTGAACATTCCCTTGGCACAATGCATCTTGCTCATGCCCTTGGCTCCAGACTTTCTCTCCCTGAAGAGGAACACCGTCATGTTACTGCAGCCGGTCTTCTTCATGATATTGGTCATGGACCCTTTTCTCATGCCATAGAAGACCTTACACAGGAGGTTCTGGGAAAAAAGCATACGGACATTAATGATATGCTCCTCGAAGGACACCTGGGAGAAACGCTTTCTGATGCTGACCTTGATCCTGGGGTAATTTTTAAATTGATCGGAGGGAATCATCCATGTTCAGGGATCATTCATGGCGATCTTGATGTTGATCGGATGGATTACCTTCTTCGAGATGCCCACTACACCGGAGTCCCATATGGAACTGTGGATGCAATGCGGTTAATCCGGGCGATGAGATTATCTGATTCAGGTATCATACTTGATATATCCGGAGTCCAGGCTGCAGAATCATTGCTTATTGCCCGGACCCTCATGCGACCGGCAGTGTATTACCATCATGTCAGCAGGATTGCAGAGAAGATGTTTACCCTGGCCGTGTATGAGTATATTAAAGAAGATCCTCAAATTATCCTCTCCTCTCTTGTCCAGGCGGATGATGCGGCATGTATGCAGCATTTGCTTCATGCAAAAAACGGTTTTGTATCAGGTCTGGCGAAGAATCTTTACGAACGTCAGCTTTTTAAGCGGGCATTATATGTTGGCAAGGATGACGTCCGCGATGTTCACCAAATCACCTCTGAATCATTTATCAGGGAACGGAACCTGGCAGAAAAAATTGCTGCTGAAGCGAATATTCATCCCGGACAAGTTCTTGTTGATATCCCGTCATTTCCCCGTGATATCTGGATGGATGTTCAGGTACAGGATAAAAGTTCGATCTATCATCTGGAAGAAGTATCTCCCCTTGTTACTACCCTGAATGAAACGAGAAGAAGTCAGTGGCGACTTGGAGTATATGCTCCGGAAGCTCTGACTGAGGTCGTATCAGAGGCAGCCCGATCAGTTCTGAGTATCAAACCATCAACAATACAGGAACGGCTTCTTTAA